A section of the Solea solea chromosome 17, fSolSol10.1, whole genome shotgun sequence genome encodes:
- the LOC131443998 gene encoding trace amine-associated receptor 1-like — protein MDSSDVVEDQLLFNESANVPDITAVTYSYLLCIFGGSLSVLILFGNILVIISIIYFKQLHTPTNFLILSLAVADLLVGLLVVPFSIVLFVKYWYVEDLLCKVRGSLDVLLGNSSNVNLCFISVDRYYAVCQPLRYRIKINVRVVGIMILVSWTIATLNGIIYTLKTPDKGQNNDRCFIFQQKSQSSIVVVVFIGFGFPAILMSSIYLKILMVAQKQAHSIQSMAKSTAAVSKVERKATKTLAIVMGIFLMSWTPFFLALSFHPLSNYTIPLHVMQSFKWLGWSNSMFNPFIYAFFYSWFRSAFKMIITGKIFTDDVSNSKLS, from the coding sequence ATGGATTCTTCTGATGTTGTTGAAGATCAGcttctttttaatgaatcagCAAATGTGCCTGACATAACTGCAGTGACTTATTCATATCTATTATGTATTTTTGGTGGCTCTTTGTCAGTTCTCATATTGTTTGGAAACATTCTTGTTATAATCTCCATTATTTACTTCAAACAGCTACACACTCCTACAAACTTCCTGATactctctctggctgtggctgacCTGCTAGTTGGACTTTTAGTTGTGCCTTTCAGTATCGTGCTCTTTGTGAAATATTGGTATGTTGAAGATTTACTTTGTAAGGTACGAGGCAGTTTAGATGTGTTACTGGGCAATTCTTCCAATGTGAACTTGTGCTTCATTTCTGTTGACAGATATTATGCAGTGTGTCAGCCTCTGAGatacagaattaaaataaatgtccgtGTTGTTGGGATCATGATTCTGGTGTCCTGGACTATTGCCACTCTAAATGGAATTATTTACACGTTAAAGACCCCAGACAAAGGACAAAACAACGATAGATGTTTTATATTTCAACAGAAATCACAGAGTTCAATAGTTGTGGTAGTTTTTATTGGATTTGGCTTCCCAGCTATTTTGATGTCTTCAATCTACCTAAAGATTTTGATGGTGGCACAGAAACAGGCACACAGCATCCAGAGCATGGCAAAATCTACTGCAGCTGTCAGTAAAGTGGAGAGAAAGGCGACTAAAACTCTGGCTATTGTGATGGGGATTTTTCTTATGAGTTGGACGCCTTTCTTTCTCGCTCTTAGCTTTCATCCTTTGAGCAATTATACAATACCACTTCATGTAATGCAGTCATTTAAGTGGCTTGGATGGTCAAACTCAATGTTCAATCCATTTATTTATGCTTTCTTTTACAGCTGGTTTCGATCAGCTTTTAAGATGATCATTACAGGGAAAATATTTACAGATGATGTTTCTAATTCTAAACTCTCTTGA
- the LOC131444000 gene encoding trace amine-associated receptor 4-like produces MDYSDVVAEQLLFNESANVPDITAVTISYLLCIFGGSLSVLIMFGNLLVIISIVYFKQLHTPTNFLMLSLAVADLLVGLLVVPFSIVLFVKYWYIEDLLCKVRGSLDVLLCNSSIVNLCCISVDRYYAVCQPLRYRIKINVRVVGIMILVSWTIATLNGIIYMLKTPDKGQKNDRCFIFQQKSQSTIVVASFIAFGFPAILMSLIYLKILMVAQKQARSIQSMAKSTAAVSKVERKATKTLAIVMGIFLMSWTPFCLATSFHPLSNSTTPVHVLQSFKWLGWSNSMFNPFIYAFFYSWFRSAFKMIITGKIFTDDVSNSKLS; encoded by the coding sequence ATGGATTATTCTGATGTTGTTGCAGAGCAGcttctttttaatgaatcagCAAATGTGCCTGACATAACTGCAGTGACTATTTCATATCTATTATGTATTTTTGGTGGCTCTTTGTCAGTGCTCATAATGTTTGGAAACCTTCTTGTTATAATCTCCATTGTTTACTTCAAACAGCTCCACACTCCTACAAACTTCCTGatgctctctctggctgtggctgacCTACTAGTTGGACTTTTAGTTGTGCCTTTCAGTATTGTGCTCTTTGTGAAATATTGGTATATTGAAGATTTACTTTGCAAGGTACGAGGCAGTTTAGATGTGTTACTGTGCAATTCTTCCATTGTGAACTTGTGCTGCATTTCTGTTGACAGATATTACGCAGTGTGTCAGCCTCTGAGatacagaattaaaataaatgtccgtGTTGTTGGGATCATGATTCTGGTGTCCTGGACTATTGCTACTCTAAATGGAATTATTTACATGTTAAAGACCCCagacaaaggacaaaaaaacgACAGATGTTTTATATTTCAACAGAAATCGCAGAGTACAATAGTTGTGGCAAGTTTTATTGCATTTGGCTTCCCAGCTATTTTGATGTCTTTAATCTACCTAAAGATTTTGATGGTGGCACAGAAACAGGCACGCAGCATCCAGAGCATGGCAAAATCTACTGCAGCTGTCAGTAAAGTGGAGAGAAAGGCGACTAAAACTCTGGCTATTGTGATGGGGATTTTTCTCATGAGTTGGACGCCTTTCTGTCTCGCTACTAGCTTTCATCCTTTGAGCAATTCTACAACACCAGTTCATGTACTTCAGTCATTTAAGTGGCTTGGATGGTCAAACTCAATGTTCAATCCATTTATTTATGCTTTCTTTTACAGCTGGTTTCGATCAGCTTTTAAGATGATCATTACAggaaaaatatttacagatgaTGTTTCTAATTCTAAACTCTCTTGA
- the LOC131443995 gene encoding trace amine-associated receptor 4-like, whose translation MDFSDVVAEQLLFNESSNVPDITAVTISYLLCIFGGSLSVLILFGNLLVIISIVYFKQLHTPTNFLMLSLAVADLLVGLLVVPFSIVLFVKYWYIEDLLCKVRGSLDVLLCNSSIVNLCFISVDRYYAVCQPLRYSIKINVRVVGIMILVSWTIATLNGIIYMLKTPDKGQKNDRCFLFQQKSQSTIVVASFIAFGFPAILMSSIYLKILMVAQKQERSIQSMAKSTAAVSKVERKATKTLAIVMGIFLMSWTPFFLAISFHPLSNSTIPYHVLQSFKWLGWSNSMFNPFIYAFFYSWFRSAFKMIITGKIFTDDVSNSKLS comes from the coding sequence ATGGATTTTTCTGATGTTGTTGCAGAGCAGCTTCTATTTAATGAATCTTCAAATGTGCCTGACATAACTGCAGTGACTATTTCATATCTATTATGTATTTTTGGTGGCTCTTTGTCAGTTCTCATATTGTTTGGAAACCTTCTTGTTATAATCTCCATTGTTTACTTCAAACAGCTCCACACTCCTACAAACTTCCTGatgctctctctggctgtggctgacCTGCTAGTTGGACTTTTAGTTGTGCCTTTCAGTATCGTGCTCTTTGTGAAATATTGGTATATTGAAGATTTACTTTGTAAGGTACGAGGCAGTTTAGATGTGTTACTGTGCAATTCTTCCATTGTGAACTTGTGCTTTATTTCTGTTGACAGATATTATGCAGTGTGTCAGCCTCTGAGATacagtattaaaataaatgtccgtGTTGTTGGGATCATGATTCTGGTGTCCTGGACTATTGCCACTCTAAATGGAATTATTTACATGTTAAAGACCCCagacaaaggacaaaaaaacgatagatgttttttatttcaacagaAATCGCAGAGTACAATAGTTGTGGCAAGTTTTATTGCATTTGGCTTCCCAGCTATTTTGATGTCTTCAATCTACCTAAAGATTTTGATGGTGGCACAGAAACAGGAACGCAGCATCCAGAGCATGGCAAAATCTACTGCAGCTGTCAGTAAAGTGGAGAGAAAGGCGACTAAAACTCTGGCTATTGTGATGGGGATTTTTCTTATGAGTTGGACGCCTTTCTTTCTCGCTATTAGCTTTCATCCTTTGAGCAATTCTACAATACCATATCATGTACTTCAGTCATTTAAGTGGCTTGGATGGTCAAACTCAATGTTCAATCCATTTATTTATGCTTTCTTTTACAGCTGGTTTCGATCAGCTTTTAAGATGATCATTACAGGGAAAATATTTACAGATGATGTTTCTAATTCTAAACTCTCTTGA
- the LOC131443997 gene encoding trace amine-associated receptor 1-like has translation MDSSDVVEDQLLFNESANVPDITAVTYSYLLCIFGGSLSVLILFGNILVIISIVYFKQLHTPTNFLMLSLAVADLLVGILVVPFSIVLFVKYWHIEDLLCKVRGSLEVLLCNSSIVNLCFISVDRYYAVCQPLRYRIKINVRVVGIMILVSWTIATLNGIIYTLKTPDKGQKNDRCFLFQQKSQSSIVIVFIGFGFPAILMSSIYLKILMVAQKQARSIQSMAKSTATVSKVERKATKTLAIVVGIFLMSWTPFFLAISFHPLSNYTIPLHVLQSFKWLGWSNSMFNPFIYAFFYSWFRSAFKMIITGKIFTDDVSNSKLS, from the coding sequence ATGGATTCTTCTGATGTTGTTGAAGATCAGcttctttttaatgaatcagCAAATGTGCCTGACATAACTGCAGTGACTTATTCATATCTATTATGTATTTTTGGTGGCTCTTTGTCAGTTCTCATATTGTTTGGAAACATTCTTGTTATAATCTCCATTGTTTACTTCAAACAGCTCCACACTCCTACAAACTTCCTGatgctctctctggctgtggctgacCTGCTAGTTGGAATTTTAGTTGTGCCTTTCAGTATCGTGCTCTTTGTGAAATATTGGCATATTGAAGATTTACTTTGTAAGGTACGAGGCAGTTTAGAAGTGTTACTGTGCAATTCTTCCATTGTGAACTTGTGCTTCATTTCTGTTGACAGATATTACGCAGTGTGTCAGCCTCTGAGatacagaattaaaataaatgtccgtGTTGTTGGGATCATGATTCTGGTGTCCTGGACTATTGCCACTCTAAATGGAATTATTTACACGTTAAAGACCCCagacaaaggacaaaaaaacgatagatgttttttatttcaacagaAATCACAGAGTTCAATAGTTATAGTTTTTATTGGATTTGGTTTCCCAGCTATTTTGATGTCTTCAATCTACCTAAAGATTTTGATGGTGGCACAGAAACAGGCACGCAGCATCCAGAGCATGGCAAAATCTACTGCAACTGTCAGTAAAGTGGAGAGAAAGGCGACTAAAACTCTGGCTATTGTGGTGGGGATTTTTCTCATGAGTTGGACGCCTTTCTTTCTCGCTATTAGCTTTCATCCTTTGAGCAATTATACAATACCACTTCATGTACTTCAGTCATTTAAGTGGCTTGGATGGTCAAACTCAATGTTCAATCCATTTATTTATGCTTTCTTTTACAGCTGGTTTCGATCAGCTTTTAAGATGATCATTACAGGGAAAATATTTACAGATGATGTTTCTAATTCTAAACTCTCTTGA